The window CCTCTTCTGTTCCACCAGAGATATCTGGTGTTGCCGGTGCGCTGCTTCATATCTTCCTGCAAGTCGGCTCTGCTGTCTCTCTTACCATACAAGCGGGGCTTCTTACACTTAACCCTGGAACGATAAATTAACTATTCCAATGCTCAGGTATCTCTCTGGCTCCAGTTTGGCAAGTTTGTACTAAATGTTTCAATGTTCTTGTCTTCTTCAAGCAGAGTAAGGTCTCTAAAGCATCTGAGAGGGACGACTATTGTAGTTTAGAAAAGAGCATTGAATGGAGCTTAGGACGATTTCATATGGACGATAATATATCGTAGCAATTGCAAGGGGAGGTATATCCCAATAACTGGTGTGGATCAGGTGTGCCAAGGATAGACGGTGGTGGTCAAACGTTCAAGGGGGTTTTATACGGGAATTCATCTTCACGATTTCTAGTCTGGCCTAGTCTTCTTTCATCCAATCATAATCCCTAACCTCAGCCCAAGTCACATTCTGGGAGCCTGTACTAACTCCCATCTCTTGAGCATCTCCAAAATACCGATCTACGACGGCAAGCGGGAAAAATAAGAGGTATGATAATTAACAGTAATGATTCAGAAATGTATCTTCTGTATTTTCTCACATCGCGGCGGTGTTGATTCAGAATGGTCTTCTTATCACACTCTTCGTGCGTCTCATCTCTCCAATCAAAGGTCTGTTCTTAAAACCATCATGCATGATTAAGATATAGGTCACTTTGATCAACAGGGAGATGATACGGTTGGTACGGTTGGTACGAAGAGTCCGGTCCGGCGGGAAGACAGGGGGAAGAAAATAGACTATCCTATCCCAATATTATCCTTAGAAAGTTTCAACTTGCTACGAATCTACGTTCTTGAAATTATTCACATCCTCATGGAACTCGCCTTAAACGTCCACAGTAAACTCCCAACGATGCTATAATGACCCCAGCGATCGTCAGTGTCTGTGCCCACAATGTTGAAAAGAGAGGAACTCACCTCGAGATGTCCTCTTAACGTATCATCCATCATGATCTCATGCCTCTTCTGTACGTAAGCCGCCTGGTTCGTCACGTCATGCCTGAGCTTGGCGATTGATTCCGGTTCCCCAATGTTCTGCTCCAGTAGATAACTCAGATTCTCCACCGCCCGCTCAAGGTCTCGTTGATTATCTTCAAACAATTCCGTTTGGTTGTTCCTCTTTAAACTATTCACTAACGTCAGTAATTTGTCCTTTTGAAAGAAAAGGGCCACTTACTAGAAAGCCATGCAGTAAGTCCATTTGAGGGTGATTCGCGCTTGGATGACGGCATCTACTGCTTGTTTCGCAAACTGCACTTCGATCCAGGAGAGGTTGCCCGCATCCTGCATTTGTTCCATTTTTTTCTCCGTCTTAGCATAAAATTCAGTGTCGAGTTTGGCAGAGTGCTCGTGATTTGCCCATCGGTTAAAGTACTATCGAGTGTGATCATGAATACCAAATATTTCAATGAGGACAGGGAAAACTTACGTGAAGATATCGTTCCAAGCTTGCACGAGACTTGGCCTGCACGTCTCGAGCATCTATACCACTCTTCTCATCAAATCTGTTGCACTGGTACCAATTTGTGCCGTGCTCCGACCAGGGACCCATGCAGACCCAACAGAACTCCCATTTGCACTTTTTACAAGTCATGTGGCTATTTTTATTAGCTTGACCCCTCTGAAATCGCCAAAAATAGACCTACTTGCAGCCACCATTCTTTTCAATAGTCGATTGACATTTAGTGCACTCTTTTGTGTTTGCTTGTAGCCAATTGGCAGTTTCACTATCATCTGCACATTTCTTTTCCCAGAGTCTGACAATTTTGCAAATAACAGGGCGATGGCTCGCGGCGTATCCACACCCAAAACACAAATTCTTTCCGCACTTGCACTCCACAGTCGGTACCAGCTGATTCAACATCCGTTGCGGCGCTTGAGTACAGCCAATGATATACGGACAATCGGGGTGTGGACACCATCTAAGGTTCGGAGAATCCGAGACGAATGCCGCATTCAACAGATTATAATAACGATCCGATATTTTGTCTCCGGCTAGCTCCTTGACCATCTCCCCCTTGACAACTCGTTTACACCCGCTTTCCATACACTGTATCCTCCCACTctcaccttcctccttAATTTTCCCAGTCAAATACTCACCCCAACACGTCTTGCAGAACCGATGTCCGCAACCCATAGCAAAGGTATCTTGCTGGGCGGATTTACCTTCGTAATCGGTAAAGCAGATTGGGCATTCGAATGATCCAGACTGCGATCCAGGAAGGGGTTGAGTTGAGGTGGAAGGGGACGAAGGTGGAGAGAGACCGGCAGCGAGGAGTGTAGCATCTGGTTCTGTCCAGAATACTTCTTGGAGCTTTTCGGTATTCCAATTAAAGTGTCGGAGAAGAGCTGCAGCTGTAGAGGCAGGAATGACGAGAAGTGCGGCAACTTCATCGATCATCTTTCTCTGCATGCCTATGATCTGTTTCAAGTCGTAGACAATGTAATTAACATCATAGGGCTTCTTGGAGGGTGCAGCTGTTTCGATCAGCTAGTGCTTAAAAGCGGCTTCACTCACTTTCTATAGTGGGAGACAACACATCAAAGTCATCCGGCTCAGATGCGGAATCTAGGATTATTCAGCATTTGCCGCAAACTTCTGAAAAAACACGTACTCACCGTCCATAACATCATCGGCATCGAAAGCATCATCATAATCATCCTCATAAGCAAAGTCTTCGTTCTCTCCATCAGAAGACATCTTGGGCGTCTCGTCCTTATCCTCTGGAGCGGATGGTGAAGCGACAGCCACTGTCTCTGGTTCCCGAGTAGGCTCTTTCTTGTTGGCGGGACCCTTTGATATCTTTGTGTTTTTGGAACTTGTATCTGGAGCTTCTGGAGTCGGGGAAGGACAAGGGCGTTTGCTGCGTGTGACGGTAATTGCGGCTAATGGGTGGAGGGTTGGGTGGCGTTATTGGGTGTGCGGATGTGATATCGACGGGATGTAATATGGAAAGTGGCTAGCTGTCCTTCTGATGTACGGCAGCTGCCTGGATatcgaagaagaggaagatagaagaagaaatgatTTATAAAATCATTTAACTGAGCAAAGAAAATGACCTCAAGAATAGAGAGAGGGAGACGGGAGGGTTAGCAAGGTCGAACCGAGGAGCGATTATGTAAGTCGAACTATCTAATAAATATCGTAACTAGAGAGCATTGTCTGCCCTCGCTTTTGTCTCTTTCTCATTTCCAAGCTAGATGACTGACCGCCGGTGAGCTGTTCAGTTATACCTTAGGAAACATGCATACAATTAGACCAGCGTGGCCGTGGTGGCGGATGACAAGATGTAAGGCAACATTGGACGCATAAGACATCGTCCGCAACTAATAACATTACATAAGCGAAGTGATTGACCTCGAGCGGCCTCAAGCTGCTGAGATCCGCTGATGACACTGTGGGAATTCGACGCCTGAACCTTTTTGGGCCAGGCGATGCCAGCGCGCCTGGCTCAGTCTGCACCCATTTTTCAGGGTCTTTTGGCTACTCCTCTCCTAACTGAGAGGTAGGCACGCAGCCTGTACTTTCCTGCTCCCACGAGAGTTGCACGTGGCTTGGTCCCGTTCGGTTCATGCGTTGGAGCAGCGAAGCTTCGTTGCTCCTTTCAGAGCACGGATGAACATGTCATCTAGTCGTCTCCATTCCATGCCACCTATTGCTGCTGAAGTATTATCTAATTAAGTACTTATCGCATCATGAGTCATGTGAGAAATATCGCTCGTATAAGTTATTATTACCtcgtctcttcttctgctctCTTCTTCCGTTCTTTCCAAGCAATCCTCATCACATTTCGCCACTCTCGTACTCCGTCGCCAGTCTTCATTACCACTGACCCAGACCATATACTATCACTTTGCAAATATCTCCAGTAGCGCTCTTACCGTCCTTACCTCAACCAATAGAACCCTTTAGAACAAGCAGATTATTTGTATCATGGCGGACCGTTCTAGCTACAGTAACAGGCCTCGTATACATCCATACTATGACCACAAAGGTATTATCGAGGCTCGAACTATCCGGGCAGGCATGAAAATTGTAAGTAATGCTACTGCTTATAGACTACTATATGTGTGATCCTAATAGCTGGGCTGATATGATTTTCTAGGGTTCGAGATCTCGAGTTCGCTGCCGCTGTCTTGAGTGCCCCCTTGATGGAAGAGTCATGCAATACAGAACTTGGCTGTCGCATTCCGGTACTTTG of the Cryptococcus gattii WM276 chromosome H, complete sequence genome contains:
- a CDS encoding ariadne-1 protein-like protein, putative (Similar to SGTC gene model, INSD accession EAL19184.1; ubiquitin-conjugating enzyme E2-binding protein 1), with the protein product MSSDGENEDFAYEDDYDDAFDADDVMDDSASEPDDFDVLSPTIETAPSKKPYDVNYIVYDLKQIIGMQRKMIDEVAALLVIPASTAAALLRHFNWNTEKLQEVFWTEPDATLLAAGLSPPSSPSTSTQPLPGSQSGSFECPICFTDYEGKSAQQDTFAMGCGHRFCKTCWGEYLTGKIKEEGESGRIQCMESGCKRVVKGEMVKELAGDKISDRYYNLLNAAFVSDSPNLRWCPHPDCPYIIGCTQAPQRMLNQLVPTVECKCGKNLCFGCGYAASHRPVICKIVRLWEKKCADDSETANWLQANTKECTKCQSTIEKNGGCNHMTCKKCKWEFCWVCMGPWSEHGTNWYQCNRFDEKSGIDARDVQAKSRASLERYLHYFNRWANHEHSAKLDTEFYAKTEKKMEQMQDAGNLSWIEVQFAKQAVDAVIQARITLKWTYCMAFYLKRNNQTELFEDNQRDLERAVENLSYLLEQNIGEPESIAKLRHDVTNQAAYVQKRHEIMMDDTLRGHLEHRWEFTVDV